A stretch of Pseudoclavibacter chungangensis DNA encodes these proteins:
- a CDS encoding ABC transporter ATP-binding protein, giving the protein MATVTFDGVSRTYPGADHPSVSNLDLDIGDGEFLVLVGPSGCGKSTTLRMLAGLEEVNDGQILIGERDVTDMPPKDRDIAMVFQNYALYPHMTVAENMSFALKMAGTSKAEREQRVNEAAKILDLQDYLDRKPKALSGGQRQRVAMGRAIVRQPQVFLMDEPLSNLDAKLRVQTRTQIASLQRRLGVTTVYVTHDQTEALTMGDRIAVLKDGFLQQLGTPRELYELPANVFVAGFIGSPSMNILPGRPVTSGGVSFGSLGIPLTAPIEGPQVTIGVRPEDLRLVSETDEGLAVVVDLIEELGADGYLFGHSKDDDALEIVVRVDGRDHPEPGDVVTVAADPRRVHLFHHESGERLS; this is encoded by the coding sequence ATGGCTACTGTCACGTTCGATGGCGTCTCCCGCACCTATCCCGGTGCCGACCACCCGTCCGTGTCCAACCTGGATCTCGACATCGGGGACGGCGAGTTCCTCGTCCTCGTCGGCCCGTCCGGTTGCGGCAAGTCGACCACGCTCCGCATGCTCGCGGGCCTCGAGGAGGTCAACGACGGTCAGATCCTGATCGGCGAGCGCGACGTCACCGACATGCCGCCGAAGGACCGCGACATCGCGATGGTGTTCCAGAACTACGCGCTCTACCCGCACATGACGGTGGCCGAGAACATGAGCTTCGCGCTCAAGATGGCCGGAACCTCGAAGGCGGAGCGGGAGCAGCGCGTGAACGAGGCCGCCAAGATCCTCGATCTGCAGGACTACCTCGACCGCAAGCCGAAGGCGCTCTCCGGTGGCCAGCGCCAGCGCGTCGCGATGGGCCGCGCGATCGTGCGGCAGCCGCAGGTGTTCCTCATGGACGAGCCGCTCTCGAACCTCGACGCGAAGCTCCGCGTGCAGACGCGCACGCAGATCGCCTCGCTCCAGCGTCGTCTCGGCGTGACCACCGTGTACGTCACCCACGACCAGACCGAGGCCCTCACGATGGGCGACCGGATCGCGGTCCTGAAGGACGGGTTCCTCCAGCAGCTCGGCACCCCGCGCGAGCTCTACGAGCTCCCCGCGAACGTGTTCGTCGCCGGCTTCATCGGCTCCCCGTCCATGAACATCCTGCCCGGCAGGCCGGTCACCTCCGGTGGCGTGAGCTTCGGATCGCTCGGCATCCCCCTCACGGCTCCCATCGAGGGGCCGCAGGTCACGATCGGCGTCCGTCCGGAGGACCTGCGACTCGTGTCCGAGACCGACGAGGGACTCGCGGTGGTCGTGGACCTCATCGAGGAGCTCGGGGCGGACGGCTACCTGTTCGGCCACAGCAAGGACGACGACGCGCTCGAGATCGTGGTCCGCGTCGACGGCCGCGACCACCCGGAGCCCGGCGACGTCGTCACGGTTGCCGCCGACCCGCGACGCGTGCACCTGTTCCACCACGAGAGCGGCGAACGCCTCTCCTGA
- the istA gene encoding IS21 family transposase, producing the protein MVRKIKAKLVLRLRSEGLTGRQIAAQGMSRTSVAMVLDAADREGIGWDDVAALDEADVYARLFPGRGEHDSVHAQPDWEKVHKELAKVGVTLKLLHGEYVDACHSRGETAMGYDRFCKSYQRHVLVIGAASRVGHKAGQTVEVDWSGKTMRLTDPVTGQAMRVYLFVATLPFSRYAFVEPALDMRQDTWLRANAAMFDWFGGSVPRIVPDNLKTGVIKHPAEGEVVLNDAYRELAAHYSAAVLPGRPAKPKDKASVENTVGNVATAVIATLRDRTFATLPELRAVIRERVTAYNAEPFQKRAGSRLSVFEAEEKPLLRPLPAVGFEISRWHYGRKVQRNGHVVFERNFYSVPYANIGGNVDLRVTETTLEVFAADQRLTSHLLAPAGVINEYRTHDSDLPDGPQYRQWDAERVREWAARIGEDTTTIVNRIFESVPVDEQGLDAALAVLRMTRRYSAARVEAAAGIALQSRVRSPRYAHLRPILDSNQDQNGRRQPRFEPSVWEEPAGYVRGADYYAGGTR; encoded by the coding sequence ATGGTACGCAAGATCAAGGCGAAGCTCGTGCTTCGGTTGCGCTCGGAGGGGCTCACGGGTCGGCAGATCGCCGCGCAGGGTATGTCCCGCACCAGCGTGGCGATGGTGCTCGATGCCGCTGACCGGGAGGGCATCGGCTGGGACGACGTCGCCGCGCTCGATGAGGCGGACGTGTATGCGCGGCTGTTCCCCGGGCGGGGTGAGCATGACAGTGTTCACGCGCAGCCGGACTGGGAGAAGGTCCATAAGGAGCTCGCGAAGGTCGGGGTCACGTTGAAGCTGCTGCACGGCGAGTATGTCGACGCCTGCCACAGTAGGGGTGAGACGGCGATGGGATACGACAGGTTCTGCAAGTCGTATCAGCGTCACGTGCTGGTGATCGGGGCGGCGTCGCGGGTCGGTCACAAGGCCGGGCAGACGGTCGAGGTCGACTGGTCCGGAAAGACGATGCGGCTCACTGATCCGGTCACCGGCCAGGCGATGAGGGTCTACTTGTTCGTCGCGACGCTGCCGTTCTCCCGCTATGCGTTCGTTGAACCGGCCCTGGATATGCGGCAGGACACTTGGTTGCGGGCGAACGCGGCGATGTTCGACTGGTTCGGCGGCAGCGTCCCCAGGATCGTGCCGGACAACCTGAAGACCGGGGTGATCAAGCACCCTGCCGAGGGTGAGGTCGTACTCAACGACGCGTATCGGGAACTCGCCGCGCACTACTCCGCGGCGGTGCTGCCGGGCCGGCCCGCGAAACCGAAAGACAAGGCGAGCGTCGAGAACACTGTCGGCAACGTCGCGACAGCGGTGATCGCCACGCTCCGTGACCGCACCTTCGCGACGCTGCCGGAGCTTCGCGCGGTGATCCGTGAGCGGGTCACCGCTTACAACGCCGAGCCGTTCCAGAAGCGCGCCGGGTCCAGACTCTCCGTGTTCGAGGCAGAGGAGAAGCCGCTGCTACGGCCGCTGCCGGCCGTCGGGTTCGAGATCTCCCGATGGCACTACGGACGCAAGGTTCAGCGCAACGGGCACGTGGTGTTCGAGCGGAACTTCTACTCCGTCCCCTACGCCAACATCGGAGGCAACGTCGACCTGCGCGTCACCGAGACCACCCTCGAGGTGTTCGCCGCCGATCAGCGGCTCACCAGCCATCTCCTCGCCCCAGCCGGGGTGATCAACGAGTACCGCACGCACGACTCGGATCTGCCCGACGGACCCCAGTATCGGCAATGGGACGCGGAGCGGGTTCGGGAGTGGGCAGCTCGGATCGGGGAGGACACCACGACGATCGTGAACCGCATCTTCGAGTCCGTCCCGGTCGACGAGCAGGGTTTGGACGCTGCGCTGGCCGTGTTGCGGATGACTCGCCGCTACTCGGCTGCGCGGGTCGAAGCTGCTGCTGGGATCGCGCTGCAGTCGCGGGTGAGGTCGCCCAGGTATGCGCATCTGCGGCCGATCCTGGACTCCAATCAGGACCAGAACGGCAGACGGCAACCGAGGTTCGAACCATCCGTCTGGGAGGAGCCGGCAGGCTACGTCCGCGGCGCCGACTACTACGCCGGAGGCACCCGATGA
- a CDS encoding aldo/keto reductase, translated as MTNDHTTTTGEAPRRSLGDALEVFPVVLGGNVFGWTADRDTSFEVLDRFVAGGGNAIDTADVYSAWVPGNSGGESETIIGEWLAARTRPSDLVVATKVAMWSEAPGLSPDNIARAVDGSLGRLGVDAIDLYYAHQEDPGTPIAESAAAMSALVDAGKVRYLGLSNYSPAAMREWIEVADREGLHRPVALQPRYSLVERGIEDEVLPTARELGLGVLPYSTLASGFLTGKYRSDAPRPDTPRAAGAGAYLESAHGERILRALDGISGRLKVQPGSVALAWLLAKPGITAPIASARNIAQLPLLLDAARITLDPSEIDELDRASQG; from the coding sequence ATGACGAACGACCACACCACCACGACCGGCGAGGCGCCGCGGCGCTCACTCGGCGACGCGCTCGAGGTGTTCCCCGTGGTGCTGGGCGGCAACGTGTTCGGATGGACCGCCGACCGGGACACCTCGTTCGAGGTGCTCGACCGCTTCGTCGCCGGCGGCGGCAACGCGATCGACACGGCCGACGTGTACTCGGCGTGGGTGCCGGGGAACAGCGGTGGCGAGTCGGAGACGATCATCGGCGAGTGGCTCGCGGCGCGGACGCGTCCGTCCGATCTCGTCGTCGCCACGAAGGTCGCCATGTGGAGCGAGGCCCCCGGCCTCTCACCCGACAACATCGCGCGAGCCGTGGACGGGTCGCTCGGCCGGCTCGGCGTCGACGCGATCGACCTCTATTACGCGCACCAGGAGGACCCCGGGACACCGATCGCCGAGTCGGCGGCCGCGATGTCGGCGCTCGTCGACGCAGGCAAGGTGCGCTACCTCGGCCTGTCGAACTACTCCCCCGCCGCGATGCGCGAGTGGATCGAGGTCGCCGATCGCGAGGGACTGCACCGCCCGGTCGCGCTGCAGCCGCGCTACAGCCTCGTCGAGCGCGGCATCGAGGACGAGGTGCTGCCGACCGCCCGCGAGCTCGGGCTCGGCGTCCTCCCCTACTCCACGCTCGCCTCGGGGTTCCTCACGGGCAAGTATCGCTCCGACGCGCCGAGGCCCGACACGCCGCGCGCCGCGGGGGCGGGTGCCTACCTCGAGAGCGCGCACGGCGAGCGGATCCTGCGCGCCCTCGACGGCATCTCGGGGCGCCTCAAGGTGCAGCCCGGCTCCGTCGCCCTCGCGTGGCTGCTCGCGAAACCGGGCATCACGGCCCCCATCGCATCGGCCCGCAACATCGCCCAGTTGCCGCTGCTGCTCGATGCGGCCCGCATCACGCTCGACCCGTCGGAGATCGACGAGCTCGACCGCGCCTCGCAGGGCTGA
- a CDS encoding DUF5979 domain-containing protein translates to MPESDVGSARPGRLFRLVLTLLSAFVLALTGGAIAQAAPPYTTQGTVTNVQFVETTVTAGGSAALTANWSFPNNPTTPAGFTIDLPSGLAGRGDTFTLTAQDSGATIANCVATATQLQCDMDPAYVAANPVNLRGNVNFWVTVTTETTTTTEHTFDFGSNTATVNIQPRPQCTENCDLDWQYRKDGSYIYQNNTIVWYAHVAAPPTGMVGGQDVVVRDTPAGNQTLVVDDSLPRLQRTNVTGPNAAGVEVPSGWQDVPRSEYTVDLDGTIHFTSQAGYFYQVLYITNVADAGASGTYSNTVEFYINGTLDGTSSRDVRYAGGGGTGIGTNVGVVTIEKAVDGTAVNLPADQLFTGTYSVQPPTGDAITGTWSVASGDTWRSPEFPRDSVVTLTEDAPSEPGNVTWSSAFSTNGFTLPGGQITPVTLTNTADVRLTDFTASKSLSGDAAALVPSDATVTLEYSYPSGTGFAAGEGTIELPVDGTTVTSPKIPVGAEVTVTERTPNPVAGAAWGTASISPATFTASDSGSTGTHVSVDNPITQQLGGFTLQKTVTGDGAGLVPAGTRFDVDYAWTASGDRSGNGTVTVTAGGDPASVDGIPVGATVTLSEHTPGAIDGITWLDPRFSENGFTVQDGTVVAIDLDNPTELRTGTLSIAKTITGTDAATALVPADATFTIDYSYPAGNGFAAGSGSLTVSADGTPVTSPALPFGAQVTFTERTPTAVEGLGWGTPVISPATVTIGAGTDVAVTVENPVSETLGGFSLQKSVSGDANGLVPDGTTFTVDYAWTAPDGTTGNGTIDVVAGGDPVEVQGVPGGAVVTLTEHDAAKVDGVKWLDPVFSQNGFTVVAGTTVAIDLDNPTELQHGAFTVKKVVSGSGAVLVPNDTTFTVDYSYPAGEGFEAGSGTLVVAADGTLVQSDPLPYGAVVTLSEATPAAITNGQWTGASFDTTTVTIGDGTVVGVVLTNTIDDVTPPTPTTPPGLAQTGGEWDAALPLGLAAALLLLGAAAVVNTRRARSSNR, encoded by the coding sequence ATGCCCGAATCCGATGTCGGTTCTGCCCGACCGGGTCGCCTGTTCAGGCTCGTCCTCACGCTGCTCTCTGCGTTCGTCCTCGCCCTGACCGGTGGCGCGATCGCCCAGGCGGCGCCGCCCTACACGACGCAGGGCACGGTGACGAACGTCCAGTTCGTCGAAACCACGGTCACGGCCGGCGGCTCGGCCGCCCTGACCGCCAACTGGTCGTTCCCGAACAACCCCACCACTCCCGCGGGCTTCACGATCGACCTTCCCAGCGGCCTGGCCGGCCGGGGTGACACCTTCACCCTCACGGCTCAGGACTCCGGCGCGACGATCGCCAACTGCGTGGCCACCGCCACACAGCTCCAGTGCGACATGGACCCCGCCTACGTGGCCGCGAACCCCGTCAACCTCCGCGGTAACGTCAACTTCTGGGTGACCGTGACGACGGAGACGACCACCACGACGGAGCACACCTTCGACTTCGGGTCGAACACCGCGACGGTGAACATCCAGCCTCGCCCCCAGTGCACCGAGAACTGCGATCTCGACTGGCAGTACCGCAAGGACGGCTCGTACATCTACCAGAACAACACCATCGTGTGGTACGCCCACGTCGCGGCTCCGCCGACGGGCATGGTGGGCGGCCAGGACGTCGTGGTTCGCGACACCCCCGCTGGGAACCAGACCCTCGTCGTCGACGACAGCCTTCCGAGGCTCCAGCGGACCAATGTCACGGGTCCGAACGCGGCCGGCGTGGAAGTCCCCTCGGGCTGGCAGGACGTGCCCCGGAGCGAATACACGGTCGATCTCGACGGGACCATCCACTTCACGTCGCAGGCGGGCTACTTCTATCAGGTGCTCTACATCACGAACGTCGCGGATGCCGGCGCGTCCGGTACCTACTCGAACACGGTCGAGTTCTACATCAACGGCACGCTCGACGGCACCAGTTCGCGGGACGTCCGCTATGCGGGCGGCGGCGGGACCGGCATCGGTACGAACGTCGGTGTCGTGACGATCGAGAAGGCCGTGGACGGTACCGCGGTCAACCTGCCCGCGGACCAGCTCTTCACGGGTACCTATTCGGTGCAGCCGCCGACGGGTGACGCGATCACGGGCACCTGGAGCGTCGCGAGCGGCGACACGTGGCGGAGCCCCGAGTTCCCGCGCGACAGCGTCGTGACGCTCACGGAGGACGCGCCGAGCGAGCCGGGCAACGTGACCTGGTCGTCGGCGTTCTCGACGAACGGTTTCACGCTTCCCGGTGGCCAGATCACGCCGGTCACGCTGACCAACACGGCTGACGTCCGCCTCACGGACTTCACGGCATCGAAGTCGCTCTCGGGTGATGCGGCCGCGCTGGTGCCGTCCGATGCGACCGTCACGCTCGAGTACAGCTACCCGAGCGGGACCGGCTTCGCGGCCGGCGAGGGCACGATCGAACTGCCGGTCGACGGCACGACCGTCACGAGCCCGAAGATCCCCGTCGGTGCGGAGGTCACGGTGACCGAGCGGACGCCGAACCCCGTCGCGGGTGCGGCATGGGGCACGGCCTCGATCTCTCCCGCGACGTTCACGGCGAGCGACTCGGGCTCCACGGGCACGCACGTGTCGGTCGACAACCCCATCACCCAGCAGCTCGGTGGCTTCACGCTGCAGAAGACCGTCACGGGTGACGGCGCCGGACTCGTTCCCGCGGGCACGCGGTTCGACGTCGACTACGCGTGGACCGCGTCCGGTGACCGCTCCGGCAACGGCACGGTCACGGTCACGGCCGGTGGTGACCCCGCCTCGGTCGACGGCATCCCCGTCGGCGCGACGGTGACGCTCTCCGAGCACACGCCGGGCGCGATCGACGGCATCACGTGGCTCGACCCGCGCTTCTCGGAGAACGGCTTCACGGTGCAGGACGGGACGGTCGTCGCGATCGATCTCGACAACCCGACGGAACTGCGCACGGGCACGCTCTCGATCGCGAAGACCATCACGGGAACCGACGCGGCCACCGCGCTCGTCCCGGCGGATGCCACGTTCACGATCGACTACAGCTACCCGGCCGGTAACGGCTTCGCCGCCGGATCGGGCTCGCTGACGGTCTCGGCCGACGGCACCCCGGTGACGAGCCCCGCGCTCCCCTTCGGCGCGCAGGTCACGTTCACGGAGCGCACCCCGACCGCGGTCGAGGGCCTCGGCTGGGGCACCCCGGTCATCTCGCCCGCGACGGTCACCATCGGTGCCGGCACGGACGTCGCGGTGACGGTCGAGAACCCCGTCAGCGAGACCCTCGGCGGCTTCTCCCTGCAGAAGTCCGTCTCGGGTGACGCGAACGGCCTCGTCCCGGACGGCACGACCTTCACGGTCGACTACGCCTGGACGGCGCCCGACGGCACCACCGGGAACGGCACGATCGACGTCGTCGCCGGCGGTGACCCCGTCGAGGTGCAGGGCGTTCCCGGCGGCGCCGTGGTCACGCTCACGGAACACGACGCGGCCAAGGTCGACGGCGTGAAGTGGCTCGACCCGGTGTTCTCGCAGAACGGCTTCACGGTCGTCGCGGGCACGACCGTCGCGATCGACCTCGACAACCCGACCGAGCTGCAGCACGGCGCGTTCACGGTGAAGAAGGTCGTTTCGGGCTCCGGCGCCGTCCTGGTGCCGAACGACACGACGTTCACCGTCGACTACTCCTACCCCGCAGGTGAAGGGTTCGAGGCCGGCTCCGGCACGCTCGTCGTCGCCGCGGACGGGACCCTCGTCCAGTCCGACCCGCTGCCCTACGGCGCCGTCGTCACGCTCAGCGAGGCCACACCCGCCGCCATCACAAACGGGCAGTGGACCGGCGCGTCGTTCGACACGACCACGGTCACGATCGGTGACGGCACCGTCGTCGGTGTCGTCCTGACGAACACCATCGACGACGTGACGCCCCCGACGCCGACCACGCCCCCCGGCCTCGCCCAGACGGGCGGCGAATGGGACGCGGCACTGCCCCTCGGCCTCGCAGCCGCACTGCTCCTCCTCGGAGCCGCCGCGGTCGTGAACACCCGACGAGCACGCTCGTCGAACCGATGA